A genomic stretch from Longimicrobium sp. includes:
- the lepB gene encoding signal peptidase I, with protein MLSLLVPGLGHVYAGRGGRGLAMALLAASMGAGALFLTMVVPVPVLRVFLLLIPLLVFLGVAADAFRVAASARDPFWGKWYNRWYAYVGVWLAAAFIVQPLVYATITRHVAQAFVSPSTGMEPTLLQGDYILAAPIRGQRLRLAMPVVYEGSDGVVRVQRIAALPGDTVEMRRKALFINGRLRREPYVQHIDPANDVVDEQMGWQEDFLARAKPDYEPSRDNWGPLVVPAGEYLVLGDNRDNTLDSRYLGFVPRERIRRRPVWIYLSRDAAQGEYRWGRSGRGIE; from the coding sequence GTGCTTTCCCTGCTCGTGCCGGGGCTGGGGCACGTGTACGCTGGGCGCGGAGGGCGCGGACTGGCGATGGCGTTGTTGGCGGCGTCGATGGGTGCGGGCGCGTTGTTCCTCACCATGGTCGTTCCCGTCCCGGTGCTTCGCGTTTTCCTTCTCCTGATCCCGCTCCTGGTCTTTCTCGGCGTCGCGGCGGATGCGTTCCGCGTGGCGGCATCGGCGCGCGATCCGTTCTGGGGGAAGTGGTACAACCGCTGGTACGCCTACGTAGGGGTCTGGCTCGCCGCCGCATTCATCGTGCAGCCGCTGGTCTACGCGACGATCACCCGGCACGTGGCGCAGGCATTCGTCTCGCCGAGCACCGGAATGGAGCCCACGCTCCTCCAGGGCGACTACATCCTGGCGGCCCCGATCCGCGGACAGCGGCTCCGCCTCGCGATGCCGGTAGTATACGAGGGGTCAGACGGCGTCGTCCGCGTGCAGCGGATCGCGGCGCTCCCGGGCGACACCGTGGAGATGCGGCGAAAGGCGCTGTTCATCAACGGCCGGCTCCGCCGCGAGCCATACGTCCAGCACATCGACCCCGCGAACGACGTGGTGGACGAGCAGATGGGATGGCAGGAGGATTTTCTGGCGCGAGCGAAGCCGGATTATGAGCCGTCTCGCGACAACTGGGGCCCGCTGGTGGTGCCCGCCGGGGAGTACCTCGTGCTGGGCGACAATCGCGACAACACCCTGGACAGCCGCTACCTAGGCTTCGTGCCGCGCGAGCGTATCCGGCGGCGGCCCGTGTGGATCTACCTGTCGCGAGACGCGGCGCAGGGCGAGTACAGGTGGGGCCGGAGCGGGCGTGGCATCGAATGA